In Amphiprion ocellaris isolate individual 3 ecotype Okinawa chromosome 2, ASM2253959v1, whole genome shotgun sequence, the genomic stretch GAGCTCTCAAGGAGATAGAAGTACGAGGAAACTGCACAAGAAAAGTGTGGCACCAACATGCATATCATAATTCAAAAAACCAAGTCACACTCAAGAACTGCATGTTCTTTTGTCCATATTTATATGTCTGTCAGATAGAGGGAACTCACCCAGGGCTTGAGGAGGAATGAGAGGGTTTTCTTCAACCACACAGGAAAAGTATAGGGAAGAATCTGTTGTTTAAGAGTAGGGTCCAGAGGGCTCCCCACCCTAAAACACACAATAGAATTGTCACAGCCAGCTCCTGCTCTTAgttcttgtttcttttatttcctgATTTACTTTGACATTTCCTGTTGTGTCTTATACTCACTCTTTTAGTTTTTACACTCCCTGATCTTTGCTTTCCCTCCTGTGTGATTACCTGCCCTGCCCAATGTGCTCCCTGTGTGTGATTGTACATACACTCACCCCTTCCCTTGTGTCCTTTGACAGTTCATCTCGCACCATCTGCCAGTGCCCTAACCTTTTTCTCCAAGTGATCTTCCCAGAGTTACCCATGTGTCTTTGTGACTTAACCCATGTTATCCTCCTGCCACCACACTAGATACCTGCCTGGTTTGTTTCCCGTTTCCCAGTTTGGCTTTCCTCATGGAAGACCACCTGACACTTCTTCCTAATGTTCTCGTGTCCAGTTTGTACTTTTAGTTTATGAGccttttgtgtttcattatgATTTGCTTCAATTTATTCCACACTTTTGTGATCTTTTTGGATTTTATTCTTGTACACTCCACATACTTTTGTTTTATTGGGACGGTGGTTCGTTGTTTTGGATTAGCCTTTGATCAAAGTTTGCCTCTGGTTCATTTAATACCCATTGTGGAGTCTACATTTGGGTGATTTTACTCCCTAAGTGTATGTTAAGAGACATTGTACTGAGAATTGCTGTAATAATTTGAtaaaaatttcaaaacaaaatcctaaaaataaataaatacatttttaaaaaaaagagagacaaaccCACacaccccccaaaaaaacaacaatattccTATTGAAACTGTGAGTGGCTGTACTTAGGCACATCAATGTGTTCTTAATGATAACGGTAGCATGTTGACATTTAGCAGGTTCTTGCACAATGCTCTCCATTTTAGTTTTGCATGGTGGCATGCTAATTTTTGCTCACCAGCCCAAGACAAAAGGTGCATTTAGATTTCCAGTCACTTAGTAATAAAGAAGTCGACATGCTCCGCCGCATCCAATGAAAAGCCATTTAATAGTTGACATATTTTAGTGTGGACCACAGTTGGTATGTAACTAACAGGACAACATTGTGAAAATGGTTTTGATTATCCATCACATGCCATTTATAAACATGAAGGTATCAACTTGAGTCACTACACCTcagtatgaaaaaataaataaatctatacTATCTTGTGAGTCTGACAGTAGCTATGAATAATTACCAGATGAGTTACACTTAATGTACAtactaaaaaaacacattttaaatggaacAACTCACAGTTTTTGTATCAGGGTGGTAGCTCCATCTGCATATATACCTTTCAACATCAATTCATAGAGAGCTTCTTTTATCCTCAGAGGTTGAAAAGGCACAAACTAAAgagacaaaggaacacaaacaaaatatggTTCATGTCACCTATTTTATGTAGCTGTGATCATattgtgtgtatgttgtgttgCCTTACAGTGTGCCCTGCTTGCTCCAGCAGAGCTTTGACTTCTCTGACGCTGCGGACCATGCTTGGAGATGGTTGCTGGAAGCCATCGCATTCTAGGTAACCAATCCTCAGAGGCTTACTGCTCTGGTAAATCTAAAGACAAGACAGTCTCTCTTTGTAAGACGGCTGAGTGGAAATGCACATAAACAGGTTCTGTTTTGGTATATAACTAACAGATGTTTGTTCACAGAAGGCTGCGATCTTATCTCAAGAGTTCAGTTCagctaaaatgaacaaaaggaTCAATCTTCCATACGAGCTTCAACAGGCAACAACCTTTTAATCACAATGATAGATCAGTACAAACATGGATAATAATTATCCATCTCTTATCTCATCACAGTTCAGTACATACCCACTGGTCAATCAAGCAAACAACTGGCAGCAGATCTCTGGGGAGCTTTCTTTGCAACAAGCTAACTTTTAAATGACTGACCAGACAATAttttaaatcacaattaaaacaTTCCTGCTATGTGCAGATTAGAAAACTGGTACAGGTAGTGACCACAGATTTTACAGCGACCGAAAGAGATGCATCTGTTAcataacatttttttgcattctgtGCATCCATACAGCACACAGAGACATGTGAAGAGACCTCATGCTAAGGTAGGCTGAAGACGAACACTGAACTTGGCAAACAAGGTTTGTATCAATGTCACTGTTCCAGTGCCTCTTAAAATGCTTGCCTGGATTGAGGTCACGGTTCAGAGTTGGTGGGACATGGGGCATTGTGATGGTGAAACTGGAAATGGCTTTCCCTAATTTACAGCCACAGTTGGAAGCGAACACTTAGAGTAATAATTTGATCCATGCCAAAGACACTTGTTCACCTTCTtgcagacagaggagaggatTGACAGAAGTGGTAAAACTGTAGCTGAAGCTAGCAGCCTGTTAGCTTACCTTTAGACAGACGGACACAGCTAACCTGGCTTCGTTCATAGCGAACAAAACCGCCTAGCAGCATATCTAAACCAAACTGAGAACACATTCAGTCTTGATTGTTTCATCTGTACTGTTCTACATTTACCAAACTAACtcttgtcacataactccatttgaaaacagcaaagtgtcatttttacacttcagtTCTTGTAGGTAAGCGACAAATTAAAAAGATCAAGTGCCAGATATGAATCCAATAGAAGACACACCTGCATATTAAAAGGTAACGGTGGAACAGTGGGGTCCAAGGAAAACATGTGATCACAGAGCAATGCCTGCATACACAGAGCAAGACTATCCACATCCCGTGCTATAGGTCCAGGAGTTGATGgcactaaaaaacacaaatcagtgAACAAAATGTTCCACACCAAACAAACAATATGATGTAACTCTGCACTGACAGCGGGACACATTTAGGTCTCCTTACCTGACTTTTGCCCTCGACAAGCAGCTTGAAAACCCTGTGaactgaaaataatgcaaagaaatttaagatgtacaCAAATTAGGCTAAAGGTGTGGCATATGactgcacacatacacaaaacactGTTTGACCTTAAGGGTTCCACAAAGCACTTCAATTATTTGTCCATTTGCTCATACACAAATCGTCAAAGAACTGCCACATTATCATGGTGGAGGGATTTGAGTGTCCCTGTGATCTTAGGAGCCATGTTGTTGGGGACAATAGGGTCTCCCATGGCAAATTGGCCCCTGGAGGAGGGACCAGACAAAGAGTGATTCCTAAAATCCCAATGAgatcaaacaaaaagaaaggctTCACCACGCCTGGAAAAGGGAAACCCAGCCCCTTGCTGAAGCCAGGCCTGGGAAGGGAGCTCATCTAGAAGAGTGTGGTGGCTGAGCTTTAATCCGTGGGACTCTGGCACAGCCCAGAGTAGCAACATGAGACCACCACCCAGTGGGAACACCACTCACAGGACTGGAAATTGGGACCAGGTGCCATGTAAACCTGGCAGTGGAGAGAACTGGGTGCCTACGTATGCTGCCCCCTGGTGGCAGAGCCTTGTGAGGACATGGAACGTCACCTCACTGGTGGGATAAGAACCTGAGCTGGTGTGGGAGGTGAGCAACTTGGCAGTGTTGTCCAAGAACATAGGGATGTGAAGGGGCTCAAGGATCAAATCACCAACTCTGACTAGTTGACAATCCATTCTGGCACTTAAAACACAGCTGCCCATAAAACCAACTGAACCAGACTTACCTTAGGCGACCCGCTGTTGGCTTAAAACCACAGATCCCACAGAATGAAGCAGGAATACGGATGCTACCTCCTATGTCAGAGCCAATAGCAAGCAGGGAGCCTCCTCCCCCAATGAGAGCCCCCTCCCCACCGGATGAACCTCCAGAGGTCTTCTGGAGGTTGTGGGGGTTCACTGTCTGCCCGTACATAGGGTTACTGCAGTCATACCTGGAGATgaggcaagaaaaaacaaacacaaacaagtaaTGAGAACCACAGCCTTCTCACATGTAaaagttttactggaaaacaacaTCTGTgtaggttctcagtcatccaggtcatggtaatccttagtgcttcagtagaaggcaaAAAGGTAAGAGACAGTCCTTTAATGACAGCAGTGTTCACATTGTGGACAGAGAATGTAGATGGTTTCAGAGAGGAGTTTAGGATGTCATTGATGTTAAACTGGAACTGGTATCTGTAAACACAGGAGGAGGGTCTgcaacaccacttatcaggtattAATACAGTCTGGAGATCCCTCCTCAGTTTCACCACCAATAATACACTGAGAACTGAAACATCTTCAGGAACCAAAAAGAGAACTCCACTTGCCCTCTACTGAGACACGTAGGACTGCATTTTGCAATATCATGTAATTGCATGAGTGCACAGAGTTCTGTGCAGTGTCTGAAAACAATGTTAACTGTGTAAAATCTTAAATGATTTACGATAAAAGGCCTTGGGGCACGTTGGTTTTCACAAAGGGAATAGCTCCTTGTTTCTTCAGAACTTGAACAAGCACAGCATCCTCCTGGACAGGCTGTTCCAGATGCAAGAGTACGCCACAACTTGAGTCATGACCcttaaatttgaaaaagaaaacaggcagAGCTTTGTGTTAGATAAAGACACGTCAAAGATGGAAACCTGAGCTATGTCATCAAGATGTAATGGATCATAGAAGTTCATATATATTTGGAAAGCTTCTCAATGTAAATACCATTCATAATGATTGAGGCATTCCATAAGCACAAATACCTTATAGCCACAATTATCCTTAATGCTAACTGGAACTCCATATAAAAGACCTTCCTTGTTGGAACCAACAGTTTCCAGCTGGTCAAGACTCTCCAGCAAAATTTCGGTGCAGCAGTTCAGCTTTTTGTGAACAGCCAGAGTCTGTTGAAGAAcgaaaaaaacagcacatcaatatttacacatttcctcTAAAAGGCTGGTTTTGTGAGACTTTtggcaaaacatgaaaaactgacTGGAGATTTAAAAACTGCGTATCTTGTGCACTGCAACAACTTTTGGTCAAGACCTTTGAATGTAAGACTGTGTGTATCATTTTCTTGCATTGAGACACAATTCTACGCAATAAGAAATGTGTTGGAAAACAAATccaattttaaagagaaaacttTTACCTCCCCAACATTGGGTTTAGTCTAATTTTGATCTCTGCAAAGACCTTCATATGTTCTTAACCCCCTCATGACAATGAGAACCCTTGTGTCCTTTTCATGTAagatttctattattttctatttgttgaTGTATATGCCATAACATTTTCCAAAGTTGTGCATGGGGGAATTTGGAAATTTCAACTTCAGCTCCCTTAATGCATCAACAATCCAAAAAAGTTACACTCAGGACCTTAAGGACAAAATGTCCACACCGAAACCCATCAAAACTGCTAGATAATCATGTAGGCTGCTGACAGCAGCAAAGCTCAGAAGACTCTGAAACTGAGGATAaaggtattaaaaaaaaaaaagtcctttttGCTTAATGTGATATTTTGGTTTTTCTGCTGTTACAATCCAACCTCTAGGGGTTGGctggatgcaacaaaataaccagaGTGTTATTGGTTAAGGTAGATGAATTTATTGCTTAGTAGCAAATGGAACATAAAAGTGATAATAAAGAACACAAGACTGGTGagtgttgctaaatcaaagaacagaatctaacaaaacaaaggctaacagagtttcTAAACTATCTAAACACAAAGCAACTAAACTCTCTAGCCAAACATAAGTACAGAaacaacacccaccacaagtaacaaaaactaaaaatcaatCGTGCACAAAACGAACTgaacaaaactggtgcctcacACTCACTGATTACACAATTTACAAAGACTCTAAATACTGAATGGCTTCTTCACTAAGTTGGTGGACCACTAACTGGAGCCTCAGCCTCCACTGAGACTGTAGGCTCCACACCAAAGTAGCAGCTGCCAACAGAAGCCCGAAGAGTCTGTAGATCCCACCACGAGTGTCTACAGACCGAAACATCacaggaataaaaacacattatccCCCACAGAGAGGCACCAGGGCGGCCTGGTCACAGATACCAGCTGCCCAGACTAACAGCATGCTTGCAGGTAAATACTCTGCAGGTGTGGTGATGGCTGTGTCTGGttggttagaggtggaggggagCTGGAGGGTGGCCCAATCAGGAAGGTCGGGAGGCGGGGAGAACAGGGCTGCAGTGCAGGTCGTCTATTCCGGAGTCATCAGATGGAATGACTGGCAGCTGGGGTTCTGGAGAGACTCTGAAAACAGCCACAGCTGAACCCACACAAGCAATGTGCCCACCCACACAAAGGCCTAACAGAAAAGCACCCACAAAGCAGACGGCCGTAACACTACAGTAGTGCAAGATAATCAGCCAAATTAGAAGGAAATGTGTTTGATGGGGGTGATAGACAACAGGAGACATTTTTAATCTTACACCGCTccaagaaaaaattaaatattacatcAAGTTCAATGTTGGTGATTTCTTAAGGACctctaatttttttaaatggacgCCTGATGGTTTAGTAGCACAAGAAATAAACAACAGTGAGATACATCTGTGGAAAAGAAAACTGATTGCTTATTCAAGTGCTTGGCTTTCGATGTTGGCCTGTTATGCAGGATTATTTATACATTTGGTACATTAGATACTGAACCTTTTCCATGTAAGAGTAAAATACATCCTTGGGGTCCAGGGATCCTTCATGCAGTTGCTTTGTCAGCTGAGACAGGGGCAGCTCCAGGATGGGAGCCAAGTCGATTGTTTGATGCTGAAAGAGCAGCGACACACACAATTATTCAATGATTCATGACAAATACAGGGCTGCAACCaacaaatattgtcatttttaggtGATTTACTGGTTATTTTCTCAATTCACCAAGTCATCATTTACACCTTAAACAAATCGCCAGTAAATAATTCCATAATCTACAGTTAGGaataaaagtttacatacacttgtaaaaatCCTGTGTATCatgacagtcttgagtttctAATAACTTCTACAACTTCTAAAAGGGCTTCTGGAAATATGGTATAATCATTCTGACACCCAAATAAACGTTGTGCCAGAAGAAGCACACTctcatgcaaatggaaatcctAAATGTCACGGGTCTACCCCCACAGAaaaatgcaccccaccacatcacaaaaatatcaatcaatcaggaacatcttggggAACATGACGATCgtccaagatgttgatttgacctccaaacttcctagagCCCATTCTGATCAACATCAACAGGATGTAGTGGAATGAGTTTGATTCACAGAAGcaccactgcacaacccagagcaccaaaaggatccactgccaacgtcctggtgccacaaaaaacaaaacaaaaaaaaacaagataatgttGGTGCAAGTcattaatatctcagactgtcataacaaaaataaaggaaaacccTAGCAGGGTGTAAACAAACTTGCTTCCAAGAGATTCaaatcctgaaaatgaatgGATATTCAATGGTGTTTAGGAAtgttgttacttttttttttgggcagGTGTTTTAACAAAGACATATTTGTCTTTGGGGTACgatgtttgagtttttttgcttaaatctgcgcgcgcgcacgcacgcacgcacgcacgcacgcacgcacacaaaaaaaaatacagactcGATGTTGCTGGTCATCATTGGgaaccacacatgcacaaaccaCCTTCTCTGCATCTCAGAGACACAACGGTTGGAAgtaaaaatctcaaatttggacccATCAGACCACAGTACAGATTCCCTCTGGTCTAATGTCTTGTTGTTCATCCTCAGCAGTGGCTTCTTTGCAGCAGTTCCACCATGAAGGCCTGacctcctctgaacagttgatgttgAGATGTGTCTGCTAGTTGAACTCTACTTTATTGTGAGGTGCTGTAAATTTGCCGTTTCTGAGGCTGGTAACTCTCACAAACTTgaactcttggtcttcctttcctggggcggtcgTCATGAAAGCCACTTTCAGAGCGTTTGACggtttttgcaactgcactTTAGAACACACTGAAAGTTCTTGAAATCCTCTGGATCGACTGACCGTCAAATCTGAAAGTATTGATGACTGTCATTTGCATTTACTGAGTTGAGTGCACAACACAGCTGATTGTCTCAAACACATTCGGGAGGTGAGTAATTCCACAGGCTGACTCTTAAGGAGGCACACCTATTAATTGAAAACCATCCAGGAGACTACCTAGTGAAGCTGATAatgagaatgccaagagtgtgcaaagctgccAACGAAGtaaaaataacctaaaatataaaacacagtctggtttgtttaacattttttagtttaattCCAAATGTGTTCTTTCACAGCTTTGATGTCTTTAGTactaatctacaatgtagaaaattatcaaaagaaagaaaaaccactgaatgagaaggtgtgtccaaacttttcactggAATTGTATGAAacttttttaatgacatttgtgtctttgagggcctgtgttgcagttttttgcttaaatctaaaaatacattAGACTCAATGTTGCTGCTAATCATTGTCACATCCCAGAATGTGATGAATGAAGAATTCTCCATTTAACACTTATTATATGGAGAATaaattgtttctgtgtgtgttttggtggaGCTACAAGTTCATCTCTTACCGACTGCTTGTACCGGATCACGGACTCCTCTGCCCGCCTCAGGCTCTCGGTCCTCCGGTTTCTGGCTCTCTGGATCTTCTCCTTCGCCTCCGGGTGGCTGCTGACCACCcgcctcagcagcagcagagttccAACACCGGCAACAATCGTCAGCAGAGCCGCCATCCAGCAGTCCATCTTGGCCTCCTGGAGAACCTCTTTCTTATATTCCATGTTTGCTCCAAGCAGGATCTGAAGTCTGGCTGAGGATGATGGTGACTCTAGGTAGCAGTGTTTGCTCTGAAAGTCGTCCTTCTGGTTTTTATGCCCTCAAGTCAGTTGCTAACTATGCAGCTGTGTGCTCATTTACATACTCAGTACGTCATGACGTAGCATTGGGTGTGCCCCAGCACGTGATACTGTAGTGCCAAAACTCACGTCATGACTGCTCgatttgtctcctctctgtttgTGCATGAACCAGTTCGGTCCGGTCCCATACTCCATTGCCTGTCCATggtatatagtatagtatatttAAGGTTAATATTTTGCTCACTCTCAGACTGTTTTAACACCACCAGGGTTGCAACTGAAGCAATAAAAGTGTCACCAGAagaaaacatttacacaaaacattaatttcatAGAACAACCAGTTAGAATTAtagtcacctttttttttttttttaaagtactaaAGCCTCATTTTCTGATTGGTGACTACAAACAATTTGTAataagattttaatttttttttttttactcccaaAACATCCCTAAGCTTTTTGTAAGTAGAATAAAAGCACAGCATCTATAACTTTGCAATGCacgcttgtgatgttgatgatgttaaataaactaaatcttGAATTTTTTATAACAAACCTTCATTGAAGCAGAGGAAGACACTTGAGCAAGACATTCATTTAATAGAACAGCCAGTTAGAATTATAGTCAGATCTAAAAACAGAGGTCTTGAGATGAGAAGCTTTTCTCTGTAACAGTCTCACCAAGCTCAGTTAAAATAAAGAGGCAAATTTTCCACAGGTTTGgatgtgatgaagaaaatagcacctCGTTGTCTTGCACTCTGTCACTGATTAGCAACTATACATAAATTAACTACTATTCACTATTCAATGTTTACATACAGCCTCCCATTCctctgaccatccctataaaTTGTGTACAAATGTTCTGGGTgggcttaccttcacagactcatgctctgtgttggtcaGCCCACTGTATGCCAGAAAACCAATAAACActccactacagcaaacttcaaaggactaagagtgaaatttcttcaacagatGTTCCAGTGTATGCCAAGATTCTCTTTTTAAGTCAGGAACAGTACTTGCTTCAAGGATGACTGAAAGTACCTCTGCAGGTCATCTTGACACTGTTATTATTTAACTTTGGGATGTTTTCCTCAGTCAGTTACTTTTGAGCAGAGATGCTCAAACTTTATCATTGTTTAACCCAGTTGTTATTTCCCAGTCTGTAAGGTCACTATGCTCATGATGGCTTTTTTGTTTAACTAAATTCAGATTTCAAATGTCATGATACACAAACTGTGCTGAGATAACAGCTGCGATCCTCCTTTCCTGTAATGCCTGACGAAGCAAATAGTGCATCCTTTTGCTCCAGACACCCACCAACCCCTAGTGTTACTCTTTATTCCATTACCGTTGTCACTGATAGCTCCCTTAACGTTTGTTGTCTTGATTTTATCACCATTTATCATTGATAAGCAACTATATGAAAACTGACCACACCCTCCAGGGTATCAACTGGGTAACTTTCTAGCTGAACTGGACATGTTACTCCCGGCCATTCAGGACTATGAAACACCACTTGTTGTCATGGGAGACATGaatatccacacacacaaagcccAAGGAACTGACTTTCTGTCACTTACGGCATCATTCGACCTCAAGCAGGTCTCCACCCCTCCcacacacaaaacaggaaacactTCGGTCCCTCACACTGACCAGCTTTCTGATGAGGTCTTCACCTCCATGCCTCTTCATAACATATTCTCCTCACTCTGTGACGAGGCCACAGACACTGTTCTTCACTAGCCTCATCAATGtaatagtaaaaatacacaaacagcagaaggtGGTGACTGGCATGTTGTGgcgctccctctctctcaacTGCCAGTCTTTTATAGGCCTCTCCCTAATCAACCCCTCAGGCCTACCAACATAAGggttaatcaaaaataatcaaacacaggaatttcataaaaatataatgtatttaattttaactgtaacaacgaacattaaaactacatatCCATTTCCTAAAAGCAACTATTAACATCCTCATCTAGCAATGTATTAATTTCATCACTCGACGAGATttattctctccctctcctcacctACGTTTGGTTCCTCccagaacctttaaaaagatgttccaGCCCAAGGGGACTCTTTTGGCTGCAACACCTATGGTGACAACAGAGAGGTGAGTGATAACACACTTTTGTCCCAGATCCACTTCAAAGTGGCATCCAGTTGTAAGTTAAGTCAATCACTTAACCATTCTACTAAACTATTATTTCCTTTCCTGTAGGCCTCACCAGAATTTTCACCCAATGCTACCAGGAGAAGCCACCACACAGCGCATGGCAGCACATGCCAGCCTCAAAACCACactcaataaatcaataaaacagtCATTGTCTTGTGTTTCATGTTGTGAATGTGAACTCCGTGCTAGTAATGAAGTTGACCTTCattacaatatatatatatatatatatccatccatccattatctatacaccgcttaatcctcactagggggggggctggagtctatcccagctgactcaggtgaaggcaggggacaccctagacaggtcaccagtctgtcgcagggctacatacaaagacaaacaagcactctcacattcacacctacgggcaatttagaataatcaattaacctcagcctatttttggactgtgggaggaagccggagtacccagagagaacccacgcatgcacagggagaacatgcaaactccatgcagaaagatcccgggaaagccgggacgtgaaccagggaccttcttgctgcaaggcgaaagtgctaaccactacaccactgtgcagccctatatatatatatgtatgtatgtatgtatgtatgtatgtatgtatgtatgtatgtatgtatgtatgtatgtatgtatgtatgtatgtatgtatgtatatatatatatatatatatatatatatatatatatatatatatatatatatatatcctcttcctcatcatctGTGGAGGCCTAGAATACTGGGTCCACTctttaaaacagctttttgtACAGAGGAGCAGCGCAGGCATTGATGGCCTAGAAGAAAATGCAGAACACCTACACAACAAACCAACAGAGGAGCACAGGCACCGGAGTCTCAGAAGAAGATGCAGAACACCCACATCTGACTGGAGCACTAAATATTCTCAACAGAGGGAATCACAGACACCACAAATGCGACACTGCAGTGCATGACGAGTGAAACAAGCCACAACCATCAAGTAACACAAACCTCCAGTTAGCCAATTTGGTAGCTGAAAACAGCCTAATCCCAAAAAACTGCGATATCAACCCATGAATAGTGCACATGTCCCAGTGCAACACAAACTACACAATTATTTTGCAATCGACAGAATACCAGGAGGGATGTACTACGAAACAAGTTCAACATAGCTgagctttctttgtgtaagttggctcgacaaaaactaaagtcTCAGTCGGAGTTAATGGGCatcatgaaggtggttttcGACTTTCTTTGTTAACGCAGGCTTTCTACTTCCAACTCTGTGCATGTTCACATAAAAGGGAGAGTTTAACGCATCATTTGACTCATCTCTCGCACAAAACGAACCGATCGTGAGCAGCTACTTCAGTCAGCAGGTTGTTTTAaaggagaacaatgaggaatataaaagtgctgctactgcaaatgatgcacaCAGAAATGTTGTTAGAAAACTGTTATATGTGCataatatattcattttaccCATCAATGCAACCGTTAATTTcaaactgacagctgcacaacaaagttaCTAAAACTTcagacttcatatatttaaacataatatgtaagtgcatttaggtctgacactgtcccataatgcaggaaaacactttaatttgtggccaaatcaaggTAAGTTAATgctactgattgaatattctccgTACTAAAACCGGTACaataatcagttttctaatctgtgttcaatcagctgcagaaccagcagtgaaacacatttggcagcaaatcaggatcaaacttaacatttttacacaatttcTGCATCACTAACTCAGTATGTCAGGTTCCCATGGAAACATGATGCATGCAAGCTGTAACAGCTTTATTCAGcggttttagtaacatacagctCAAAGGGTTTGCAGATAAACCATTTTCCCTCAGCTGATCATCTGTATCGCTCATAAATAATTATTCAGGAAACGTTTTGTTTAAAGAGACACACTGCTTCCAGCCGATTTACAGTGGTAtgtaaaagtttgggcacccctgataattttcaagattttcctttataaatcactggttgttcagatcagcaatttcagttaaatatatcatatagcagacgaacacagtgatatttgagaagtgaaatgaagtttataggatttacagaaagtgtgcaataattatttaaacaaaagtaggcaggtgcataaatttgggcacccttgttgttttattgatttgaatACCTTTAGCACTAATTATTGgaacacaaaatgtgtttggtAAGCTCATTGACCCTTGACCTACATACACAGGTGAAGCCAATCAtgagaaaggggatttaaggtGGCCAATTGCAAGTTGTTCTCCTCTTTGCATC encodes the following:
- the LOC111585835 gene encoding vitamin D3 hydroxylase-associated protein — translated: MEYKKEVLQEAKMDCWMAALLTIVAGVGTLLLLRRVVSSHPEAKEKIQRARNRRTESLRRAEESVIRYKQSHQTIDLAPILELPLSQLTKQLHEGSLDPKDVFYSYMEKTLAVHKKLNCCTEILLESLDQLETVGSNKEGLLYGVPVSIKDNCGYKGHDSSCGVLLHLEQPVQEDAVLVQVLKKQGAIPFVKTNVPQGLLSYDCSNPMYGQTVNPHNLQKTSGGSSGGEGALIGGGGSLLAIGSDIGGSIRIPASFCGICGFKPTAGRLSSQGFQAACRGQKSVPSTPGPIARDVDSLALCMQALLCDHMFSLDPTVPPLPFNMQIYQSSKPLRIGYLECDGFQQPSPSMVRSVREVKALLEQAGHTFVPFQPLRIKEALYELMLKGIYADGATTLIQKLVGSPLDPTLKQQILPYTFPVWLKKTLSFLLKPWFPRTSISLRALCGVGSVPKLWKQHAAVEDYIKDTIAHWRRCNIDVLLCPVIAPAYNLLYCAKNSTILSYTMLYNLLNFPAGVVPVTTVTKEDEEELKHYAGIYQDVYDKLFKEAVTGGEGLPVAVQCVALPWQEELCLRFMKEVEQLVKQSRK